From the genome of Nicotiana sylvestris chromosome 1, ASM39365v2, whole genome shotgun sequence:
ATAAGAAACACGGGAGCAGGTAATCTATGGTTAGGGTCAGTTTAATTATCATAAGCCTCCTTTCTATGTTATCATTATTAAGATGATTATAGTAGCAATTTGGAAACAAATGGAAATCATTTGTAAAGCTGAAACGAACAGCAATCCTTTTCTTTTCAACTAAAGTATATACTCTCTCCCGtccattttaattgattttttttgcattttttttatggtccacaatatttaattttttcccAGATATCAAAAAGCAATTAATTTCTTTTTCCCAATGTTGTGCTTAGAGTAAAGAGTCTAGGAGTATTTGTTATATTTCTAATGAAAATTTAAGGTTAAtattgtcatttttattgttaaGTAATGCTAAAAAGTAAATTCTTTAATATGTGTGAATATagccaaaaaatcaattaaagtggaccGAAAAATATAACTTATTGAATTCAAATGGTGATGAATTAATATTCCCAACAATTATAGGGTTATTTTTTGCAGATCTTATTTAATATGACATTTATAATGTGTCCACCAATTTTATGATGTTTGATCAAGCATTATATTCATAAGTCATAACATTTATAGCAGATGTAATGGTGCCAGAGGACGGACAGTAATTTTGCAGTAATTGTGACGTGTGAGTATTAAGGCGGAAAAACAATAATGTatattaatttaatttatttttaaaaaaattacggCTACGACGCCCTTAAATAAGTTTAAATACTATTTTGGTCTAtcctattaaaaataaaatactatTCAAAGAGATAAGTGAACCAACACTAACTGAAAAATGGAAATTTTGGTCCATTCTTAAGCTATACCCTTTAGTCCCTACATCACGAGGTCCTGAAAAAGCGTGAAACTCAATTGTGGCGGAACCAGAATTTTCAATAAGGAgagtaaaatataaataaatacgaATACGAGAAGAAATTAAGGGGGGTCaacatatataaaatatatataaaaagtaaaaattaaCCTATCTATATAGTATAATTTTCCGATGAAGATGTGTCAATTGACTTTCCCTAGCTCCGCCACTAAATTAAACGCAATAAAAACATTGATTTAAGTATAACCCTGGCGAAAGACGAAGGCAGCAAGTAAAGCGAGGACAATATATCAATCTAATGTAGTTGAATTGTCAAATGGTGAAAATAGAGTTAGAAAGGTAGGGACCGATTGAGCTCATATGGAGTCACAACTCACACATCATTAGTCCTTGTCAAATAGAGAGGTTTCAAAGTGGAACTCAAATTGCTTACAtttctaaaacaaaataaaaaaaaaatagtggaATATtggttctttttattattttccgCAGAATATTCAGCAAGAATGTATCGATTAGTTGACCTCTGAAAATGGACCAATATGTTAAAGAAGAAAAGTTAGTTCAACATAATATGGACATGGAACAGAGATATTTCAACATATTTCTAACTACACAATGATGACCTTAAGTTCAAGTGGTGGAGCTTAGATTTTGACATTAGAAGATTCATCTTTGAAATTCAAAGTAGTTTTTTTAAGTCAGTAGTCTAATGGTCCATCCTTTTTCTCTCTATTAGAATAAAGAAAGAACTCTTCCCATTTTTACTATTTATTGTGCCCACAATACACGTTAGATAGGCaagttaataataataataataataataataataataataataataaaaatacagGAGGAAAAGGTGGAGGATGACAaccagaagaagaaagaagaggataAGCTGGATAGAAACTAAGACAGGAGGAAAAGATAGCAGTAAGAATGCAAGCTGGATCACACCTTTGAAGACGGGGAAAACTCAGGCCATAGGCTCTCAGCAGGTTGCTAGGGCAAATTCCTTTCAGGCACTTGATAAATCAGGAACTAGCAAGGCACAAGAGATAGTTCTAGTGGGCAAAGTGGGAGGTCAATCCATTCCTTTGTGAGGGAATGGTTAATATTCTTTCTTGAAATGTGAGGGGGCTTAATGCTTCCAATAAGCAAAAGGAGACTAAACTCCTTTGCAATGATGAAAAAGTTGGAATGATAGGATTACTATAAACAAATATTAAGAAGGATAGAATTGAGCAAGTAGCAGGAAAACTATTTAGTGGATGGCAGTATATCACAAATTTGGAGGCTCATCATAATAGAAGAATATGGGTTACTTGGAGGCTAGAGTATTACAGAGTTACTCCAAAAAGTATCACTGCACAGGGAATAACATGTGAAGTTTATTATGTCCCTCTCCAAATTCAGTTTGCTATTACCTTTGTGTATGCATTTAACACTAAGGAAGAGAGGAAGAGCTTATAGAGTTGGTTAATAGAACAAAACTCAGAATGCAAGTTGCCTTGGTTAATCACATGTGACTTCAATTCAGTTTTAAACATGGAGGACGGGATAGGGGGTAATCCAGTTACATGGGCAGAAGTAGTAGACTTTAACAATTGCATGGGAGAATGTGGATTCCTAGAACTACCATACCAGGGCAGTAAATATACTTTGGATGATAGACACGGTGGGCAAAGAATTTATTCAAAAATAGACTGGACTTACATTAATGGGGATTGGTTAGACCTTATGCCATCATGTAAAGCCAAGCTCCTATATGAGGGTATAAGTGACCATTGTCCTATAAAGATAACTCTATCAGATGATACTCATAGGGTTAAAAGATCATTCAAGTACTGCAATGCTTGGGCACAACACTCTCAGTTTAATCAGATGGTAACAGATTTATGGAGAACACCTATAGAAGGATGCAAAAtgtttcaaattgttaaaaagttGAAGTTACTGAAAAGGAAGCTTAGGGAACTCAACAGTCAATACTTCAGCAATATTGAGCAAACAACTAAAGTTGATAGACAAGCCTTGAAGCAAGTGCAGGAGAGGTTGCAGGCTGATCCTAGTAACCCTGATCTTCAAGAGGAAGAACATGAGAAATATAAGAAGTTTAGAGAATTATCCTACCTTGCTAAAATGTTCCTACAACAGAAAAGTAAAGCTACATATTAAGGTTGGGAGATGACAATACATGGTACTTCTACTTAGTAATAAGACACAAAATATTAAAGCTAGCTACTATTCAATTGAAAGATAACCAAGGGGTATGGCAGACAGAACCTGGAGCAATTGTAgaatttgtcacgatccaaaaccgACCCCGTCCTGATAGCGCCTATCgtaaaactaggccagccgacacaactctcgaatcaaccattttccaataaaagttatttttataccatttataaacaatAATTCTCATAAtgaaatttttaaagaaagtgcggaataattacacaaacccgacatcagggtgtcactagtcatgagcatctaccaaggtccgaatacaacaagagtctaaaaatatactagatacattaatgaaaatgagaggaaggaaagcattgttgcgaacgtcgtgcagccaccttgctaactccgccGACTCCACCTATGAGCAAttaacacccgctaccgggtttcgaaatacctgaatctgcacacgaggtgcagggagtaatgtgagtactccaacccagtaagtaataagagtaaataaagaccgagtagtaagaaaacacgtcaaccacgtcatagcaccacagtTATTACAACATGCTCCCAAATCAGGATACCATTCAAATCATTACGTTAAACTCCCaacttcagtaaaatcctttaAAATTTATCTTTCTAACATTTTCAATATAGGTTTactgaaatatatatatttataatggaagtgatgaaaatcataatcagcccctcgggcaaaacatagttcgtatacaccCCCTCGACAAAACAGAAATTTATactcatttcataacttaaaaactttagtttgaatgaaagttgtttaaagcgtttgctcaacattttcaatagaggctcggtctaaagatgactgaaagcagtaattaaatcaacatatttgaTAATAacctcactttaaggaggagtgaaaaacagtaagttcataaacaggcccctcaggcaaagcatcactcatgtacatgtatatctatagcccctcgggcaagcctctcagtcactcatgactcactcTTACCggtcagcgctcacactcaataggtaccatatagtaaccgttgcAGCGCGCATCCCGAcctatatatcgctgcggcgtgcggaccgatccatatatctcgtcgacgacgctcactgggggtgtgcagactccagaggggctcctacagcccaagtgctatattgttgcgacgtgcagcccgatccaatatatcgctgcgcgtgcagtccgatccatatatatatattgatgcggcgtgcagcccgatccataaatatataatccttacAACCAAGCCCTCAgcctctctcaatcattaacctcacaatcagactctcggcctatctcagtcatcaacctcacaatcacaccttcggtctatctcagtcatcaacctgaCAATCGACCCTCAGTCTATCTctgtcatcaacctcacaatcgcTTGGGCCATCAGTAAATcaaggaactcagcccaaacatttttctcattttaagaagtaaagtggcAAAACCAGATTTAAGcgataacaggtaaaacatgactgaggatatgcttttaaaacaaatagagtgaggaaaagtagtgaaaatgcccctaagggtctcaacaggttggCACAAAGCTCCAAACATggtatacaacccaaaatataatatcaatctctaaaatatggaatatcataagatttcaaatcaaatacacgacttgacagtcgtacgggacggaccaagtcacaatccccaacggtgcacgactccatgttcgccatctagcgtgtgcgtcacctcaaaatagcacaacgatgtgaaatccggggtttcaaaccctcaggacagtatttacaatcattacttacctcgatccggtctaaactctagcccgcgatgcctttgccctcacgaatcgacctccggatgctccaaatctagccataatcagtacataaatattaaaatatgctaaggtaataaagcccactcgaaaatatccaatttacatcaaaaaccccgaaattgctcaaactcggccctcgggtccacgtctcggattccgataaattttacatcaataggttccttatcctctcacgagtctatacataccaacaatctcaaaatcggacctcaattgcctcttcaaatccccaatttatactctccaaattcaagccctaattcctcaattttaggcttaatttccatgattaatttggtagaattcacacaagaattgagtattgagttcaaaaatcttacctccaggtgttatctcttgaatccctcttcaaatcctctcaaaaagctccaaaatcgcccaaaaatggtaaACGTTAGCCCCAAAtccgcggacaatggctatttaaacattctgcccaagcatcaaaaaccttcttcacgaacgcggtcaaagcctcgcgttcgcgaagcacaatccaactttgaccaaaaatccttcttcgcgatcgcgttttGCCACTCGTGAACGCGATGTTTCCTTAGAttaacccttcgcgatcgcgtaaccaatttcgcgaacgcgatgaataaacaCCCTAAAGCTCAGCTGCCCAATTCCTCTTACATGAACGCTATCCACTCACGCGAACACGATGACCAATCAcacagcccttcgcgaacgcggagcctgcctcgcgaacgcgaaggctaaaattctagccttcaccagctaacccttcgcgaatgcgacggCCTAcccgcgaacacgaaggccattTCATTGCAACACAGATCAAcaatttttctgcaattccaaataATATAAAATggttcgattgaccacccgaaactcacccgaggccctcgggacctcaaccaaacatgccaacatatcccataacctcattcaaacttgttccaaccttcggaacactcaaaacaacatcaaaacaccaaaatcacatcggagtcaagcctaagaatttcaagaacttccaaattacgcttttgataaaaaatccaaccaaaccacgtccgaatggcctgaaattttgcacacacgtcacgaatgacacaatggagctattgcaacttccagaattccattccaatccctatatcaaaatctcacctatcaaccggaaaacgccaaaatttcaatttcgccaattcaagcctaaaccttccacggacttctaaaatacattccaatcacgctcctaagtcccaaatcacctaacggagctaaccaaatcataaaaattctgatctaagatcatatacaaacaagtcaaatctttcaaatttcaagcttcaaactgagaactgttcttccaaatttattccgattaccctgaaaatcaaaaccaacgatttacataagtcataatacatcacacggggcaagtcatgcccgggaactggtGAGCAAAAtgtaaaagctcaaaatgaccggtcgagtcgttacagaATTGTTCCTGAACTACTATCAGGAGCTGCTTGGGCAAAAGGCCAGTATTAGAAGGAGGGTATACAAAGGCTTCATACAAAATGGTCCCTTGCTGATAACAGAATTACAGCTGAATCTATTGCATCCTATTGAGGAAAAGGAAGACAAGCAGGCATTATTCCAGATTGATAGCAATAAAAGTCCAAGGCCTGATGGGTACAGCAGTGGATTCTTCAAAGCTTCTTGACACATTCTAGGCAGGGATATTATTGAAGCTATTCTGGATTTCTTCAGGAATGGAAGATTGTTAAAGCAGATTAATTTCACCAGCATTGCTCTAATCGCTAAGGTAACTGATCATGAGTATGCTAGTCAATTCAGACCAATTGTATATTGTAATGTCTTGTACAAATATATTTCAAAGGTGATTTGCAGCAAGCTGAAAGATGCAGTAAATTACTTAGTAGCAGACAATCGGTCAACACTTGTGCACTAATGAAAATTGACCTCCGGAAAGCTTATGATATGGTCAGTTGGGAGTTCTTAGAAGAGATTCTACTTGGATATGGATTTCCAGAAAGATTTGTCTAATTGATTATGGCTTGTGTGACTTCACTAAAATTTTCAGTCACTGTAAATGGTGAATAACATGGATATTTTGAAGGGCAAAAGAGACTTTGACAAGGTGATCCAATGTCACCTTTACTTTTTGTATTGGTCATGGAATACCTCTCCAGAACATTAGGGAGGATGGGTGAACTTCCAGACTTCAAGTACTACCCAATGTGTAAATAATTGAAGCTGCACCATCTCATCTTTGATGATGatttaattttttttgcaaaggtGAATGAGACATAAGCGAATAGAGTAATGGAAGTAATAAAGCATTTTAGTGAGGTGTCAGGTCTGGTAGCAAATTTGGACAAATAACATATTCATGTCATGGGTGACTAATCAAACTAAGGAGAGACTATTGGATGCCACAAGGTTCTCAAATGGCTCTTTTCCTATTAGGTATCTTGGCATACATTTGTCACCTAAGAAGTGGATTAAGTTGAAGTGTCAACAACTGATAGAGAAGATCACTCATAGAATCAATGTAACTTATGCAAAGAAGTTCTCAAATGCTGGAAGGCTTCAAGTGATAACTACAGTTTATTTTCAATATACAGCTTTTGGGGGTGCAGTGTTTATTTTACCTCAAAGTGTCTTAAAGGAAGTTGATAAAAGATGTCGAGATTATTTATGGGATAGTTGAGAAGATAAGAGAAGAGTTCCATTAGTTGCATCGGAGAAGATATGTTTTCCTAAGAAAAATGGTGGCCTAAATATCAAGGGATGCAGTAATTGGAATAAAGCTTTAGTTGGAAAACTATTGTGGCAGCTAACTCAGAGTAAGGACTCATTATGAGTCAAATGGGTGCGTGACATCAACATCAAGAATGATCCTAATGTATAGTCTCACACTGTTCCCCGAGACTACATTTGGTATTGGAAAAAACTGAACTCCCTTAAAGAGAAGATGCAAGAATGGTATGTGCAGGGTAAGTATATACTAACTCCTAAAGGGGACTATTCCATAACAAGCATCTATAATGCTCTACTGGGAAGTCAAGAGAAGATGGAGAATACGAGTCTAGTTTGGAGTAAATTTGCACAGCCAAAGCACAGATTCATTGCTTGGCTAGAAACTAAAAAGAGCTTGCTGGCAAAAGAAAGATTAGGCCAAATGCGAATTACAAGTATAGATATGGATTGCTTTTTATGTGATGATCAAGAGATTGAGACTAGCCAGCATTTGTTTGGTAAGTGTCCATGAATACAGGCTATAAGAAGATCACTTTTGCAATGCCCAGATACTTAACTGCATGTTGGGGAGCCTAAACTGGTATTTGATTCAATTAGAAGGAAGCATTGGCAGAAACTCAAGAAAGAAGTGATGTCGTCCATATGAGGAGCAATTATCTATCACGTATGGACTGTCAGGAATAAAAAATTGTTTCAAAATAGAAATGTACAGGTGGATACTATAGTTACACAgatcaagaaagagataaaagagAGAATATGTATGATCAAACTGACAAATAGAGAAAGTAGGAGTAGAGGATTCATACAGAGACTATTGAGTAATTTGATATGGAGTCCCAGTTTCTTTATGTAAACTAGGAGCTCTTTAGGTGTATTACTTAATTTTGTTATCAATGGTAATATTCACAattgttacaaaaaaaaaaaataacaacaacaacaacaacaacaacaacaacaacaacaacaaataaaaaTCATTAATTGATTTACAGGTCTAATTAGACCTCCGAGCAACAGGAGAGAAAGAAGAAATGGACTTAATTCTCGATTACAAGTTTACAATTGCACCTCAATTATGAACTAACTAAATATATGAATCATTTTTactcaaacaacaacaacaaatgaaAATCATTAATTGATTTACAGGTCTAATTAGACCTCCGAGCAATAGGAGAGAAAGAAGAAATGGACTTAATTCTCGACTACAAGTTTACAACTGCACCTCAATTATCAACTAACTGATTATATTTTTACTCACACTAAACACACcgtattttattaatttaaatctAGGAAGAGCATTATTCATAAAAGGCAAAATACCTTAACACCCCCTAAACTTGATATGGATTATTAGTTACAGCCTTAAACTATTCTTGGTCCTAAATACTCCCCTCAACTTGGCCTCTTGAGAGCCATTACCTCTCTGGACGCTGATGTGGCAAAGAGTGTGGGTGCACTCGCCTGCTATGTggattttttttgtatatgtgacatttttcaaaataaaatatatttttacctttttaatatgttagttttttggataatttttttccaatataatttataataaaatttGGATAGAACTATATTATTTAGGCTAAAgttttttatttggctaaaaataataaagttttagttaatctttttttgaatttgatctgaaaataaaaatttatacaattgaaataaatagtcatgtGCTAAGTTGAGGAGGATAATTAAGACCACGAATAGTTTAAGGCTGTAACTAATAATCCGTGTCAAGTTTAGGGAGGTGTTAAGGTATTTTGCCTTTATAAAATGTGAAGAGTTAGATGGAAAATGAAATTGCGAACATAATGCAATTATTTTCTGACTAGGGGCGGAGCTAGAGTGTGAGATACGGGTTCCATCGAACCCAACAACTTTTGTTCAAATTCCGTATCTGTCTTAAATTCATTgaatatatacaaattattaatttagaactcagTAACTTAAAAGGATTACAATTCCGAACCCACAAGCTTTAAATCATCGCTCTGCATATGTTTCCGATCTCGTCAACATATTTAGAAAATGAAGAATTATGCGACACGACAAATATATACACTATATTTACCGTTCGTAGCCCTACTTTCAGAGAATTATCATTCAAagctatatttgaattttatagcaAATCCACCTGAAAATACAAAAACAAGAGATCAATTATTTTGAACTTAAATAAGAGAGCAACAAGCTCTTGTAGCTTGGTTGGTTAGACCATCTGCTTAGCAAGTGAAAGCCTTGAGTTCGACTCTCAATGAGagagtatttttttattttatatttctgCATTTTGCAGCGGTGAGAGGCGGAGCTATAGTGTCTATTACGGATTCGGTCGAACCCAGTAGCTTTGATTCAAATTATGTATTTGTCttaaatttttattaaatatgtataaattattaatttagaacccaataactTAAAAGAATTAGGATCCCGAACCCATAAACTTGAAATCTTGGTTTCGCCTCTGGCAGTGATTGTATTTGTTCCGCAATGTATACAGTTGATATATGTTGTATCTTTTGTATACATCCCTATATTTCGCTTTGGATGTATCCGTAAAACGAAAAAATATAGTTGATACTAATTATATTTGTTGCGCAAATGAATACAGTTGAGACATGTTGTATTCGTTATGCGATACAAGCTGATATAATTAAATGcagcttattttttttttttttttttttttttttgcaagcaATTTCAGCAAAAGAAGAGGGCAAAGGCCCAAGCTAAATTTAGGACTGAGAAGTGCCTTTCAATAAATAAATTAACAGACTAATCCATGCTGGCAAGCCCAATGATTATTCCTTTG
Proteins encoded in this window:
- the LOC138891204 gene encoding uncharacterized protein translates to MEDGIGGNPVTWAEVVDFNNCMGECGFLELPYQGSKYTLDDRHGGQRIYSKIDWTYINGDWLDLMPSCKAKLLYEGISDHCPIKITLSDDTHRVKRSFKYCNAWAQHSQFNQMVTDLWRTPIEGCKMFQIVKKLKLLKRKLRELNSQYFSNIEQTTKVDRQALKQVQERLQADPSNPDLQEEEHEKYKKFRELSYLAKMFLQQKSKATY
- the LOC138891205 gene encoding uncharacterized protein, which codes for MTGRVVTELFLNYYQELLGQKASIRRRVYKGFIQNGPLLITELQLNLLHPIEEKEDKQALFQIDSNKSPRPDGDIIEAILDFFRNGRLLKQINFTSIALIAKQAERCSKLLSSRQSVNTCALMKIDLRKAYDMVSWEFLEEILLGYGFPERFV